Genomic window (Alligator mississippiensis isolate rAllMis1 chromosome 7, rAllMis1, whole genome shotgun sequence):
TAGAGCACTGGGCAGCACTTATATATCAGTGACCTGTCCcttcccatgcccctcactctcaacctacagtcccttcccacccagtttcatcactcctgacccgcagcccctgcctgcccccactaacTGCATCCCAGCAGCAACTCCATCCTAGCACCAGGCcatgggtcctgctgcagctgtcccacccactgctttgagACTCTGAGctgtgccagcccttgctgttctgctccctgtgcctgtgcccagacCCAGAAATCCCCAGGTAATTCCTGGGAAccctcaactggggctcagggtCTGGGCTGGTCAAGGCCCTTCTCTTCCAGGCTGGCTTTCTCCCACACTGGTAGTGCTAATCATATTTAGGACTCtgtctttcctgagtcataagCAAACAGCAGCCTATTATAGACTAAAACAGTATATTACATTAAAGTTTAAGATAGGATTTAGGGGCCAATTCCATTGTAAGTAAAAAGGAATTGCTTGCCCTTTAAACTATTCTTTCCCTTTAATTTCCCATCTCTAGTAGAAATGACCTCCAAGGAAGTTTGATGCAACTTAAATTCCTTTTGACTATATTTATGTTCTGCCCATGCTATTTCAAAGCCACTTCATAGTCTACTGAATGCCTTCCCCAAGGCTCGCTTCACTTCTCTGTTCCTTAAAGTATAAATGAAAGGGTTTAGCAGTGGAGTTATTACAGTATTAAAACTGTTGACGAGCTTGTTCATGTCCAATGAATTTGGTGCAGAAGGCTTGACATACAGAAAAATGGTGGAGCCAAACCATATAGTCACAACGGTGAGATGGGCAGAGCAAGTGGAAAAGGTTTTTTGCTGACCTTGGGCTGACCGGATTTTCAATATGGTGGAGATTATGTAGATGTAGGAGATCAAGGTTACAGCACATGAGGCCACGACAACAATAATTGACACAAAGAATGTTGCCAACTCGACAAGACTAGTgtcagtgcaggacagagctatcAAGGAATCTATGTCACAAAGAAAGTGATTGATGATGTTAGGGCTACAGAAAGACAGCCTGGATACCAGGAATGCCAGCACAGAGATAGCCAGAAAACCACCCAGCCATGAGCCAAAGGACAGCTGAGTGCAGAAGGTGTTGCTCATGAAGGAGGTATAGCGCAGAGGGTGGCAGATAGCCTGGTAACGATCATAGGCCATAACAGCCAGCAGAAAACACTCTGTAGAGcccaaggagaaaagaaagaacaatTGCAAGATGCAAACAGTGAAAGAGATGGCTTGGCTGTTCCCTAGCAGGACACCCACAGCTTTAGGGACACAGGCTGTGGTGTACCAGATCTCCAGGAAGGATAGATTGCAGAGGAAATAGTACATGGGAGTGTGGAGATGTGCGGTGGTCCACACCAAGACTATGATGGACACATTCCCTATGACCGTCAGGCCATACATCAGAGAAAACACCACACTGAGGGAGAAGCAGAAGTACCACGTGCCAGGGAATCCCAGGAGGATGAACTCTTGCACACTGGTGTGGTTCCCCATGCCTACCCTAGCCACAGGATCCACCTGTGAAAACATGAGAAATCATGAGGCATTTAAACATCTGGAACAGACTTCTGAATACTGTTTCCTCCTCAAACATTAATGTAAAAGTTCAGTCCAAGTATGATTACCAAATCAAGTTTGTGTTACTGAAGCAGAGTAAAAACATCAGCCAACTGCACACAAGGGAATAATATGGCAAGGGTTATAGTTCTTCCTCTGTGCTGATTTTCTTGTGACTGTATAACACCTCAGATGACAGATTATTACAAATGTATTTTGAAATGCATTCATGGAatttcagggacttgaactgaGTATAATGGAATTGCTCTGAATAGCCTGAGTCTCCTAATATACCCAATAGTTGGAACAATATATAGTCCATTGTCTTCCCACCCAACCTTGAAGTTTCCATCATTTCtgtttcatagagtcatagacactagggctggaagggacctcggaagatcaaatccagccccctgccccaggggcaggaagtcagcagggatcataggatcccagcaagataaacatccaaatgtctgctgaaggtgttcaaagtaggtgcttgaaccacctccggcggcagtctattccaaaccttgggggctcggacagtaaagaagtttttccttatgttcagcccgaaatggtcatggaggagtttgtaaccgttcaaccttgtcatcccttggggcgctctggtaaacagatgttcccccaaatcctggtgaacacctgataaacttataggtggccaccagatcacccctgagcctgcgcttttctaggctgaagagtcccatggatctCAGCCTATCATCATAAGGtctcttttcctgacctctgatcatgcacatggctcttctctgggctctctcaagcttctccacatcctttttgaattgtggagcccaaaactggatgcagtactccagttgtggcctcaccaaggccaagtataatgggagaatgatgtcctgggatttgcttctgttagaccctgactccatgagATGCCCAACTACTAGGGAGAAGATGATCCAATTCTTCAagggtcctgttactcattagtcagagcaagcagggagcaaacaccagcacacattgctcacaacagctttattcagaatggagacagctttggacaaggGTCCCTTACAGACAGACAGCCCATGAACCAGGGTATCTTtactgaacaatagttttttccccacatttatacattttggtTTAGGTtaattaacattcactccacgtTCATCTCTCctcctgttccacccatttctcctcccaccttaagctcctcctctgtttactatttgcttcattagcatggaactGCCTATGCATTCCATTCATGTACATggctttttgctatgagtgcatgtctaaggCCATGAACTCGCTTCTTTTGGTCAATGGGAGGCCTCTGGATGTTTCTTTACCAATCTccattcaccctttcacataTGTTCTTCTCAGTTATGCGTTATCttccacattccaatctgtttttctgtcccagatTGTACCATTTCCACCCTTTTTGGGtccctgtatcttatctcattcctcacggtagctggttcacagcacacagacttatttGCTGCTCTTTCcagaaaaatggttaacacaattaagatggttacttaacataagcaaaatcTTCTATATAAAAGCTATATCTCTCACAACAATACTATTATATGGTtaaaactacttgcctaagcattcacaaagttacttttaatatatatcattctgccttgtggtcagcagctttgctgagacacagattaaaCCTGCAACAGGAACAAGGCTTTAATGttccccaaaaatccacatagtgttacCCTAACAATTTCCTGCTCAGGATGAAGAGTGGGATTTTTTATAAGTACTTAGAAGCAGAGCAGGTTAAAGCTAGAATTTAAATTCTTTGTTAAATTCTAAAATTATGGGAGAAAAAAGTATACATTTGGATTGtagcattttgaaaatttcaaggggaagaaataataTCATTCAAAAATTATATaacaagattttttaaaaggtttaatTTGGCAAATGACATTGAAATAGGGATGCCAGCTATAAGTATCCTGGCTCGGGTACGGACCACATGGTTTTGAAGCTCTTATCTCCAGTGCCTCCAAGATCTTGGCTCCGCAGAGGATGGTCAGGCAGCCCTGAGAGCTACAGCTCGAGTCTGTGTTTCCTCAGATTTTCCAGGCTCCATGAAGAAGAGCAGAGAGACAAGGTTCTGGGAGAACTAGGGCTCTCAATGTGTCTTGGTTCCTGTCTCTGCAGGAGGGACTTTAGTAGCCCAAATGTCCTCATTTCTGGTCTATCGTATGTAGCAGCCCTATCACAGAACCAAAGATCCTAGGTTGTTTGGGGTCATTAGCTTGCCTGGTGTTTGCACACTCAGGTAATGGATCCTACAATTCCAGGATCTCCAAGAGCCCATTAGGTAGACTTGAAATAAACCAAGCAAAGCTCTTACATTCCTAAGGTGTTTTTTGAAACAAACTCAAATAGTTTTCTTTAACGAGTCTGCGGTTCCCAGAAAAACCTGGTTTGTCAGAAGATTTCCAAGCCACTTCATTTAGAAGTGCAAGTCCTACAGAAGCCAATATTACTTCAACATCACTGACATTTATCAGGGCTTGAAAATCCAACTCCAAATTTCAGAAGTTTGTCTTCTGGTAATAGGCTAATCTACCACATAGGATAAAAATCTTATTACTATACAGAAGTAGCATAAAAGATGCTCACTGCTGCCTAaagtcccacccccccaccccactatcCACAAAGACACAGCTTCCCAAAGTGAGAACAAATTCTTCTTAGTTTGCCTTTCACATAAAAGGTCCCATCTTCTGCACCTTACTCCAGTAAGTTTCCACTCATACATTGGTAACCTAGTTTGCACTTAAACAATAGCTTAGGAATCAAATACCAACACCAACCAAGTCAAATTCTTAAGACTTGCAGCTTACCCTCTTGCTATTTGTATTATTTGTAATACTATTtgtactattattattattattattattgtcttGGTGTATAAAGGGTACTGTTGTAAGGAATGAAGAGaaatcaggggttttttttgcagacaGAGAGAAAATCATTGATCTTTACAGTGAGCTGGAATTTTCATAGGGGTCTAAAGGAGTCAGGGGTCCAACCTTATAAAATTAATTGGAGATTGGATGATTGGCTCCTTTATATCTCCTTGAAAATCGCTTATCTGTAACATTTatcctttatttgtttttttcccttgcatttGCATTGCTCTTCAACCCAAATAGTATTATGTACAGAATGACTGTTATTCTCCTGTGTGTCTATACACCAGAAGGCTGCTTTGAGACATGTGGGTGTAAATGAATGACTTCAGTCAAATGTGGATGAGCTCTTGGTAAGCAttgttttccccattttacaggtgagagGAATAAGGTGGGTTGAGGAATAGCTGTGGCCAAAGCAATATGATAAGGATAGAAAACAGGATCTCAGACTCCAATTCTGAGTCTAGAATGCTGAACATGTGCTTAAATGAAAAAATCTTAAGTTTTTGATTTTATGGTAACTCCCTCCTTCCaccaatttttaaatttaaaacaaagggAAATGTTTTCATTTGGTCCCAAAATGATTAGAAAAGTAGTTCAAATGTGATCTACACTGTTCACAAAGACCTGTACTTCCTTTCTAATTTATTTTATGCTGTATTAAAGAGAAGCAATATAGTTATTCTGTCAGAATCTGTTGGGTAATCTGAGATAGGGCAACGTTTTAGAGTGGTAAAAGGATTTTGAGCTAATGTCACCAAAAGCGCATATGCCTATTTATTAATACACTAAACTCTAGTTCCATTGGAAGCTGAATCTAGGTAGTGGTTTACACCTACTATCTTTGTTACAGGACCTTGTCTGTACACACTTTCCCTACTTGccatcattttattttctctccaAAGCACATTGACATTGGTTGTTAATAAATGATGCATCATAAAGCTTGGTTCCCATCAACATGAACTGATTATAGATGCCTAGTCCTCAAGTATATTAAAGCTAAATTACATCATTCTAGATATTAAAAAAGACCTGGACACATGCTGGCCTTCCTCCATAGTGAAACATCTTGATGTTGGTAGGAATGGtattaatataaaagaaaacctAACACTTCCAAGACAAAATACAGTAGCAAATTACATCCTTCTTCCATCAGCAAGTTAGACTTTCCATCGCCATCTAGCCTGTTTACCTGTACTTACCTCGTTAATGAAATGGAACTCAAATTGGTTGTAAGAGGGAGGTTGTTTTGTATTGGTCTTCTCTTTGCAGAGCCTTTGAGATTTTAAGCTCGAGAGAATTTCACAGGCTTCTCTGAAACATGCAGGACAGTCATACAGTTAGGATTTCCTCCTGCCTTTGCTAAATACTTCCTACAGTGTGGGGGTTTCAATGGTTTACTTCagcctttctctgtgccttggtttccccatctaCAACTTGACCCTTCCACCAACTCACTGGGAACAAGAAAATTCTTCAGAAAGACAAACATTTGAATCGCAGGGTAGTGAACATTACTGGTCCTATAATAATAGTATTGACCCCCATCTAGTAGTACCAAATCTATTCACTGTTTACCTGTATGAAGACCAATAGCACTGCTGTGGAAACCCTACCATTTCAAAACAGATACAGACTTTGGGACTGAACTTAGAACTTTGTCCCATATCTCAGGAGGCCCTACAGCTGTTCATGGAAATGCAGATGATGTCCTGTTGGGCACCATCCCTTTTAAAAGACATGAAAAACTGAAAGCAATAAAGTGTTAGTGCATAAATAAGACTGCTGGAAAAGCCCTGCAGGATCATGGACAACATGTAAATTGCTAAAAATAttgtcctcatagggcctgatccaaagtcaatTGAAAAACGTGATtcagggcctgggaagcaaggattatgaggaaagaatgaaagaactagtctggagaagagaagactgagagacgATTtggtaatagtcttcaaatacctgaaggaagGTTACAAAGATGGTGAAGATGGGCTTTCTCTGTGGTCATAGGGAagaggactaggagcagtggacaagttgcagcagaggaaatttagttggaaattaggagggacttttgactatgagggtggtcaagtattggaacaggctgcaCAGAGAAATTATGGCCTCTCCaaccttggagattttcaagatcAAGtaggacagacacttggctaagCCAGTTAAGAGATTATTTTACCTTGAGTAGGGGGCTGTACTAGATAACCGTGTGAAATTTCTACCAGCCCTCCATAGTTTCATCCTTGACATAATTAGAGAGAGTCATTGTATCTCCTCACAAGCATTATTTTCTGTGACCATTCTCCTTGACCAAAAAAGCCAAGTTCTTCCAGTGTCCTCCAATGGGCAAGGCTGTCCATTCCCTCATCCCTCCTAATAGCCTTTCTTTGTCTGTCTTCCAAGATGGATTGATATATCTCATCAAGGGTAACCAAATGTATAGTACCAGTGCCTTGCACAGTGGCTGTAAGTCCTCACTCTCCCTTCTGGGAAATATATCAAGCTAGAACTACATTTGCCTTTGCCCCAGCTATATCGTGCAGTTGACTTACAGGCATACTCACAATAAAAGAGATTGTCAGAGAAACATTTTTCATTCATGGACCATTCATTAGACACCAGAGCCAAAGTTTTCAGAAGTTTCTAAGTGCCTCATCTGCTTCGATCCGATAGGCCTCTAAATGGGACCAAGAAAGTATTTAGACACCTATGTTTGAGGGAGGCTCTTCTTGGCACCTTTCCACAAAACAGAAAGCTCAAAGAACACCTCGATCCAGGAAACCCCTGCATTTTGGGCTGCAATATTCTTTAGGTACCTACAGTTAGGCTTCTAAGCAATAGGGTACTAATCCAGTTTGGTCACCATGGGCACGTCTACAAGTGCTACTATAGCGCCATTGCTACTTCACCACCATTTAATATTTCCTTCCGTGAAACACCTTCTGTAGGCTTACGTTTGCCTTTTCCTCAACCACATCATAAAGTTCGATCATAGACATACTCACAATACAAGAGAGTCTCAGAAACACAGTTTTATTTCATGGACCATTCATTAGGCATCAGTGCCAAAATTTTCAGAGTTATCTAAGTGCCTCATCCAGTTTGATCTAATAGGCCTCTAAATGGGACTGAGAAAGTATTTATGCACCTATGTTTGAGGAAGGCTCTTCTTGAAATTGTTCCACACAACAGAAAACTTAAAGAACACCTAGATTCAGGAAACCCCTCCCATTTTAGCATTCAGTACTCACTAGGCACCTACAATCGGGCTTCTGAGCAATCAGGAAGTAATCCCGTTAGATCACCGAGGGACCTAACTATTGTCTAAGCTCAATTGCAATGTACATTTGTGCTAAGAGATGCCTATGTCCAGGGAGGATCTGACCTATTAGGTGTACTCATATCCTGACTATCTGT
Coding sequences:
- the LOC132251836 gene encoding olfactory receptor 6F1-like, whose translation is MGNHTSVQEFILLGFPGTWYFCFSLSVVFSLMYGLTVIGNVSIIVLVWTTAHLHTPMYYFLCNLSFLEIWYTTACVPKAVGVLLGNSQAISFTVCILQLFFLFSLGSTECFLLAVMAYDRYQAICHPLRYTSFMSNTFCTQLSFGSWLGGFLAISVLAFLVSRLSFCSPNIINHFLCDIDSLIALSCTDTSLVELATFFVSIIVVVASCAVTLISYIYIISTILKIRSAQGQQKTFSTCSAHLTVVTIWFGSTIFLYVKPSAPNSLDMNKLVNSFNTVITPLLNPFIYTLRNREVKRALGKAFSRL